GACACACACTTCAAGGCCAGCGGCTCATACACGACTGTATATAAGGGTATTAATGTGGCCTCAAAACTCATAACAAACGATGTACAATCGATGTGCACGAATTCTAATGTCAGGGTAAGAGGTGATGACGGATATAGTAGACGAAGCCCGTCAACGACAATCACATAGGTTCAGCGGGGGAAAAGAGGAAAGAACACTGTATTATAAAAACACACAACAGTAACAAAACAGAGTCGTCCCTTGAGCTTGTTGACAATGGAGGGCAACGTAGAAGCACATAATAATTCCTTGGCAAAGGCCTTCGCCTGAAACTCTCGACAATAATATTTGAATACACAAATGCTGGCCATGATTATAAGTGAATGATAAGTAATAACCGCTCCCCACGATCTCTTCCTGCAGGCCGGAACAGCACAGAAGAGTCCAAAATTAAATCCATACTCATAAGAATTTTATTCTATCAAGCGTCAGAGTAGTACTCGTCGTACTGCTGCTGGTGATGGTGCGGTGGCGCGCTTGCCCAAACTCCACTCGCCGTTCGTACACCGCCCGTTACATTTTCCCTCGAGCCCCAGTACTGGCTCTGCCGCGCCCTGCGGTCGCGCTCGAACTCGGCCCAGCGCTTCATAGTGATCTTGCTGCTGTCGAACTCGCCCTCATACTCGATACCGGCCTTCTTTGTCTTCTCACCCGCCGTCTTGCGTGTGTCGCCCCACGAGAAGTCGTCAAACTTCCAGAATGCGTACGCCGGGAGGACAAAGTTCCACACAGGTAGAGACAGGAGGTAGATGAGCATCCAGAGGACGTACGACCATGAGTGTGCCGTTATAATAATGAGTATTGCCGGCAGACCTAGGATCAAGCCCAGCAGGACGAGGGGGATGATTTGAGGCGGCTGGTTGATAATTGATATGATGACTGTGAAAGGCCAGGTTAGTAAGAACGCTGTCAACAGGTTGAACGTCACAGGTTGCAAACAGGCCACTTACCGACGTAGAATGTGAACGCAATAGCGGCGGGCAGGACAAGAGTTCCTATCAGCTCGATGAAAATAACAAATTGCATGCTGAAACAAAATGTGCCACAAAGATCGCGGACCAGGACAAGCTCCATCAGGTTGTGAATAGTCGAGTTGATCCAGCGACGACGCTGAGACAGAAGTACCATGAAAGAGTCGGGAACCGTCGTCTTGCAGACAGCCTGCGGGACGAAGACTTGCTTGCGCTTCGGGAAGGTCCGTAGCATGAGAGTAGTCAAGTAGCGGTCCTCTCCAAGGAGTAGCAGGTTTTTCTTGTGCAGCGTGTCGACGACGTTTTCAGAGTAGTGCTCCACCACGTCCGGGTTGGCAAGAATGGGGACCCAGTAGTTTTGAGCCCCCTTGGGGGCTTTGATTCGGTACATGCAGAAGCAACCAGGCAAGCAAGTAACACCACCAAACACAGACTCGAACGACTTGGCAAGATGATGGGAGATGAAGTACTCGAAGACCTGAATGGCAGAAACCCAACTGTCTCGCTTGTTTGCAATCTTGGTCTCGCCACAAAGCCCCATGATCTCAGGGTCCTTCACCATGGCCGAGATCATGTGGGTGAGACTGTCGGGGAATACCTTTGTATCGGCATCCACCATCAACACGATCTCGTAAAAGTCTGGAGAAATACCCGTTACTTTCCACAAGCCGTTGAACATCTCGTACTCGAGCTCAGTCATGCGCTCGTCGAACATAACCTTCTGCAAGAACGACATCAGGATGATCTGACTGTCTCGTTTGCCACGGTTGCCAGGCTTTGACTTGACCATCTCGTCGGGAGTGCCACATTTGACCACAACCATCATCGGCACACGCTGCTGCTTATCCAAGGGGATGTTGGACTGGGTACCATAGTCGTAGAAGCCAGCATAAATCTTTGCCATGTTGTGCCGCTTGGAGCCGCTGGCCACCGCCACATAGGAGAAGGCCTCGACGTCTTCGACCGGAATGGTGTGATCTTTCATCATGTCGAGTACATATTCGGGTGTAGACTTGGACTCCCCCTTGCCCTTGATGATACCATCGCAAATAACGAGAATAACCTTGTGGCTGTTGGGATAATCGGTCATAGCAACCGAGTCGAGGGTGGTGCGAAGGCCGAGTTCACCTTCAGAGTAGGCGGTGACGAGACAGATGGTGTGGGCGAGAGGGAAACCAAAGGGCATCCAGTCAGAGGGCGGCTGCGGCACAACAGAGTCGTGGATGAACCCGGAGGGGCCCGGACCTTCGATAGGAGCGGTATTAGTGGCATAGGGATCGCTCTTGAGGAAGCTTGTGCGACTCTCGTTGGTCTCGCGGTAGGCTGTGGAGCTGGGGCCCATGTAACCACCTGAGGCCTGGCTTGCCATGGTGGTCGGCATCGACTTGTTACGGGCACTCCGCTCAGCGCCATAGACAGTGGAGAAGCGAGAAGTGGTCGGCAAGAAAGAGCTGCGTTTGCTGGTGTGGTCCGAGCTGCTAGCGCCTGCCACGCTGCTACCGACGTCGCCAGGCATTCGTGGAGGTGCGCGGTAGATGTCCTCGCTCCAGTCCTCAATCTGCTTGTTGCGCTTGCGCTTGTCCGAGGTCTGAGAGGTCTTGTCCGCAGCGTAGTTCTTGCTGATAAACCACTGGAAGATCAGAGCAAGAGTAAAACGTGCCCCCACGACTGACAGAATCAGCGCCAGGGAAACGTAGAGCACCACCTTGGCAGCAATGCAGCCAACGGTATCGGTGTCTACAGTGCCAACCTTGATGATATCCTCGAAGCATTCAGCGATTTGTCTGTCTCCAGAGGCCATGAACGTGCGAGTGGCATCGCGGCCCCGAATGGCACGGTTGGCTGCGTTGTTCTTGTCGCGTAGCTCTTCAAAGCGACGGGGGATATTAACCTGGTCCCTGTTGAACCAGAAGAGAAGGTCAAGATCGAGAACATTGCCAGAGTAAACGAACAGATTACGGCTGTTGTTGCGAATATCGGCCCATGTAAAGTAAACATCCGCGCTCTTGTCCAGCTGGGTGTAGAACGTCGATCGAGCTAACGGCGTCGTGTGACATGCGTAGCCAAAGTAGTACGGATACGTCATGTTGGGTTGAGAAGATCCGTCCTGATTTCGGGCGTGGCACGGAAAGTACCAAGCCAGGTTGTCGCCTTCCGATGGCACGTCCGAGTTTGGAGCTTTCGTGATGAGACCCTTGCATTTACCGTTCACGTTCTGGAACATGAAACTGCCATCTGTACCACCGTATCCTTCTGGGAGATCATAAACCACATTTGCACCAGTGCCGTCCAGGCGCTTGGGGATTCCCTCGGCGACCGGGTGGTGGGATCCATCGAGGTTGTAAGCTGTACCGTGGAAAATCATGTAGCTGCGATCGACGGAGTTTATGTGCAGGCGCAGGACTGGGCCACCACAAACGGCCTGGTTAAAGCCAAAAGTTAAGAAGCCGACAACGCCCATGATTATCAAGATAAGACTGATGAGACCAATCTTTTCGCGCCATGCTCTCCTCTGGGCCTTTGCGGGCATCCCGCAACACTTCATGATGAAGTCGGGGGACCAGAACGTAATAACGGCGCAGTAAACGTTCCAAGCGCTGGGCGGTCGTAGTTGCTCGGGGATCTTCTCCTTACGCTTTCCCTCCTTcacaattttgctgttcctTGTCGACACCCTACGCCGGGTATTATCCGACTTCTCGGCTACTGTTTCACGGCCAGAGGCTTTCCTAGACTTACGTGGGATGTTCTCCTCACGAACACCTGAGCCGGAAGCCGAGTTAGAGCCTGACGGCGGTCCAGATTCGGTGGCACCGGAAACATCCTCCAGGACAGGATCGTTGCCTGTCGACGAGGGTAGAGTGTTCATCTTAGCGGCATGCTTGCGGTAGTGATAGTTCGGGTGGTCCCTGTCGATCCTGTTCCTCTCTGGCCTGATAAGGCTTCTCTTCCTCTGGAATGGCTGGTCGGAGCCGTGCTCGATCTGCTCGGCGGACGGGGACAAGGGGGCACTCTCTATGTTCGAGTTAGGTGATCTGATAGTTTCCGCGAACGAGTTCACTGAAGGCCCACGTTGATGTTGTCCACCCGTGACAGGGTAGTAGCCACTAGCTTCTATGTCATTCGGCCGATTACGCCTCGAGGGTGATTTTCTGTACGAGTTCCTCTGCTCATAAGAGGCCTTTGCCCCCGGTCTCTCGGGAAGAGACATTCTCCTGAGACGAAACCCATGTTAGCTACACTGCACTGCCAGCATGGTCGCGGCGCAGCTCACTCGCAGCGTGCACAATCGAGAAGGGGATTTTTGGGCAGGTAAAGTCACCCTAGCGGAGCAGAGGCCAAGGCTGTATGTAAACAAGCCGAAGGGTAGGTGAATCAGAGATATTGATCATGCAAAAACACAGTGTTTGCACCTTTTGTGATCATACAACTCGTTGGTCAAGACCAAAACGCCCCTATATAAAGGGTATTTCGTCCGTTGTCGCAGGCTCGTCGTCGCGATGGGTTTTGGTGAATTGGGAGAGGAGGATTGTTTTCCAAAGGTGTGGAGCGTTCGGATGGAAATTGAGATGAACTGAACTTACCCTGTGAAATTAGCAGCCAGCACCGGCCACGCTTACACGCGCTGACGGTATTGGTATTATTGTGATGTGGGACCTCCTGCACTACGGCGGGGGCGGTTCCTTGGGCGACGAACGGCCGGCAGCCGCAACGCCAATTTTACAGACGATTTGTGCCTTGATTTGCCTGGAGTTTCAACAGCCAAACTTGCGCACGGCCGATGACGGTTCTGACGCCGGTATGTTATTCAAGAAATTGTCTCTTTTTTAGTCTCTGAGAACCATATATCGTTTGGTTCCTTGACCGTCGTGCGCAAAATTAATCGATCTTGACACAAGATTCTGGGTCTACTGGCGCATTGAATTAGCTTGACTCGTGCGACCGTCGGAATTGAGAGAGCGACCTTCCCAAGGTTCTCTCCTGGGACCTGCCGTCTCGATCGACCCTTTGCGCGCGCAATGTGCTGGGAATGCAGAGACTGATGAATGCCGAACAAGGTACCGAtctgggtaggtaggtggtaggtaaggtagggagGGTACCTAGAATCATTGAATGTTTTTTTCCGTGCTTGCGTGTTGAGTCGCGGGGTGCACCCCAGATAATTTGGTCGCTCGTCTCAAGGGCAACCAGCCGGGACACTTGGAAAAGTTGGACACCAGCACTGGGGTCTTGGAATAGTACCGGCAGTGGGCGGTAGTTGGTTGCAAATGGGATATGTTTCAACCCTTGGAGACGTTGAACCTGAATAGCTCAATGATGACGATAATGACTGAAACCAGATTTTTTTGCAGCTCAAACATCTGCAAAGGGTTCTTAAGAAACCAAGAGGCGGGAGACGTAGACAAGTCAGAGACAAGCTAGGTGCGGCTTGGgtaaaaagctgaaaggatTGAAACGAGCTACAATGAGCGAGCGGTAGTCTTTGGtcttgcgaaaaaaaaaaaaaaaaaaaaagtcaacgaGCGATTCAACCCCGGAGGCCGGTACGATGTTTGAAAGTACGATGTCTTTTCGAAAATCCCCCGAAACTGGCGATGGCGAGAAGGGATGGTCGAAAGGGATTAATTACTGAGCACATCCTTGGATCCCTGCC
The Pyricularia oryzae 70-15 chromosome 1, whole genome shotgun sequence DNA segment above includes these coding regions:
- a CDS encoding chitin synthase 4, variant, with protein sequence MSLPERPGAKASYEQRNSYRKSPSRRNRPNDIEASGYYPVTGGQHQRGPSVNSFAETIRSPNSNIESAPLSPSAEQIEHGSDQPFQRKRSLIRPERNRIDRDHPNYHYRKHAAKMNTLPSSTGNDPVLEDVSGATESGPPSGSNSASGSGVREENIPRKSRKASGRETVAEKSDNTRRRVSTRNSKIVKEGKRKEKIPEQLRPPSAWNVYCAVITFWSPDFIMKCCGMPAKAQRRAWREKIGLISLILIIMGVVGFLTFGFNQAVCGGPVLRLHINSVDRSYMIFHGTAYNLDGSHHPVAEGIPKRLDGTGANVVYDLPEGYGGTDGSFMFQNVNGKCKGLITKAPNSDVPSEGDNLAWYFPCHARNQDGSSQPNMTYPYYFGYACHTTPLARSTFYTQLDKSADVYFTWADIRNNSRNLFVYSGNVLDLDLLFWFNRDQVNIPRRFEELRDKNNAANRAIRGRDATRTFMASGDRQIAECFEDIIKVGTVDTDTVGCIAAKVVLYVSLALILSVVGARFTLALIFQWFISKNYAADKTSQTSDKRKRNKQIEDWSEDIYRAPPRMPGDVGSSVAGASSSDHTSKRSSFLPTTSRFSTVYGAERSARNKSMPTTMASQASGGYMGPSSTAYRETNESRTSFLKSDPYATNTAPIEGPGPSGFIHDSVVPQPPSDWMPFGFPLAHTICLVTAYSEGELGLRTTLDSVAMTDYPNSHKVILVICDGIIKGKGESKSTPEYVLDMMKDHTIPVEDVEAFSYVAVASGSKRHNMAKIYAGFYDYGTQSNIPLDKQQRVPMMVVVKCGTPDEMVKSKPGNRGKRDSQIILMSFLQKVMFDERMTELEYEMFNGLWKVTGISPDFYEIVLMVDADTKVFPDSLTHMISAMVKDPEIMGLCGETKIANKRDSWVSAIQVFEYFISHHLAKSFESVFGGVTCLPGCFCMYRIKAPKGAQNYWVPILANPDVVEHYSENVVDTLHKKNLLLLGEDRYLTTLMLRTFPKRKQVFVPQAVCKTTVPDSFMVLLSQRRRWINSTIHNLMELVLVRDLCGTFCFSMQFVIFIELIGTLVLPAAIAFTFYVVIISIINQPPQIIPLVLLGLILGLPAILIIITAHSWSYVLWMLIYLLSLPVWNFVLPAYAFWKFDDFSWGDTRKTAGEKTKKAGIEYEGEFDSSKITMKRWAEFERDRRARQSQYWGSRENVTGGVRTASGVWASAPPHHHQQQYDEYYSDA